From Candidatus Eisenbacteria bacterium, one genomic window encodes:
- a CDS encoding isochorismate synthase produces MTPTSSSPAVATLFGRVHATDSSGAREPVPSTASGIHPRFTLETPDGERIVATGSVARFERAGGDPFGEVRTWLDALATSARLDGASMDGRSVAERLTAMMVFPFDTRSGAEVASSLYRAWIPRRVERRDASGAVQVVEWRSKEQEPAERRAPERPAWTEDAWSRDGWTRGVETSLERIRSGSLIKVVLSRCRIVRGSDSYDTEAIFRALNETYPGCYRFRYEGGDGSAFLGASPERLVAHRQGRIEADAVAGTGANGGGSLLEDPKETLEHEIVVKEILAALRPVADRVEADSVPSTHRLRNVTHLRTRVRAAARPGTHVLDLAARIHPSPAVAGSPRDAALELIRALEPASRGWYAGPIGWVSAGGEGELTLGLRAAMTRGREALLQAGAGIVLGSDPAREWEECEAKMLAMEEALRG; encoded by the coding sequence GTGACTCCGACCTCCTCTTCCCCCGCCGTCGCGACGCTCTTCGGACGCGTGCACGCCACCGACTCCTCCGGAGCGCGCGAACCCGTCCCGTCGACCGCCTCCGGCATCCACCCTCGCTTCACGCTCGAGACGCCCGACGGCGAGCGGATCGTCGCGACCGGAAGCGTGGCCCGCTTCGAGCGGGCGGGCGGGGATCCGTTCGGCGAGGTCCGGACCTGGCTCGACGCGCTCGCGACCTCGGCACGGCTCGACGGAGCCTCCATGGACGGACGCTCGGTGGCCGAGCGCCTCACGGCCATGATGGTCTTCCCCTTCGATACGCGGAGCGGCGCGGAGGTCGCGTCCTCGCTCTATCGCGCGTGGATTCCACGACGAGTCGAGCGGCGGGACGCGTCGGGCGCGGTCCAGGTGGTCGAGTGGAGGTCGAAGGAGCAGGAACCCGCGGAGCGGCGCGCGCCGGAACGTCCCGCGTGGACCGAGGACGCGTGGTCCCGCGACGGATGGACCCGTGGGGTGGAAACGTCCCTGGAGAGGATCCGCTCGGGTTCGCTGATCAAGGTCGTGCTCTCCCGCTGCCGGATCGTGCGCGGCAGCGATTCCTACGACACCGAAGCCATCTTCCGAGCGCTGAACGAGACCTATCCCGGCTGCTACCGGTTCCGGTACGAGGGCGGGGACGGCTCCGCGTTCCTCGGCGCGAGCCCCGAGCGGCTCGTGGCGCATCGCCAGGGCCGGATCGAGGCGGACGCGGTGGCGGGCACGGGCGCGAACGGAGGCGGCTCGCTGCTCGAGGATCCCAAGGAGACGCTCGAGCACGAGATCGTGGTGAAGGAGATCCTCGCGGCCCTCCGCCCCGTGGCGGATCGCGTCGAGGCGGACTCCGTTCCCTCGACGCACCGGCTCCGGAACGTGACCCACTTGAGAACGCGCGTCCGCGCGGCGGCGCGTCCCGGCACGCACGTGCTGGATCTGGCCGCGCGCATCCATCCGAGCCCCGCCGTCGCGGGCTCGCCGAGGGACGCCGCCCTGGAATTGATCCGCGCTCTCGAGCCCGCCTCCCGCGGCTGGTACGCGGGACCCATCGGGTGGGTGAGCGCCGGTGGCGAGGGGGAACTCACGCTGGGCCTGCGCGCCGCGATGACGCGCGGCCGCGAGGCGCTCCTCCAGGCGGGAGCCGGCATCGTCCTGGGCTCGGATCCCGCCCGCGAGTGGGAGGAGTGCGAGGCCAAGATGCTCGCGATGGAAGAGGCGCTTCGTGGCTGA